GGCGCTCGGCTCGATCGTCGAGACCGACCCCGGCAAGACCGCCGAGAACGCGCCGAAGCGCCGGCCGAGCTGACGGCGTCCTGACCATGCCGCGCGCCCTCACCCGCGACGAGGCCGTCGCCCGACGCGAGCTGCTGTCCGTCCGCTCCTACCAGGTCAACCTCGACCTGGTAGGAGCGGAGGCGGACGACACGTTCACCTCGACGGTCAGCGTGGACTTCACCTGCGCCGAGCGGGGGGCCTCGACGTGGCTGGAGCTCAAGGCGGCCGAGCTGGTGTCGGCCGAGCTCAACGGTCGGGCCCTCGACGCCAGTGCCTGGCAGGACGACCGGCTGAGCCTGCACGACCTGCAGGACACCAACCACGTCACCGTCACGGCGCGGATGGCCTACTCCCGCACCGGTGAGGGCCTGCACCGCTACACCGACCCCGAGGACGGCCAGGTCTACCTGTACAGCCAGGCGTTCCTCGACGACGCCCCCCGGCTGTTCGCGTGCTTCGACCAGCCCGACCTCAAGGCGAAATTCACGCTGCGCATCAGCGCGCCGCCGTCCTGGGTGGTGCTGTCGAACACCGCGGGCGAGCAGGGCGAGCCGGGCCGCTGGACCTTCGCGACGAGCCAGCGCATCTCGACCTACCTCGTCGCCGTCGTCGCCGGCCCGTACCACGGCGTGCGCGGGCACCACGACGGGATCGACCTGGGCGTCTGGTGTCGCCAGTCGATGGCGCCGTACCTCGACGCCGAGCGGTTGCTGGCCACGACCGCGGTGGGCTTCGACTACTTCCACGAGCTGTTCGGTGTGCGCTACCCGTTCGGCAAGTACGACCAGGCCTTCGTCCCCGAGTTCAACGCCGGAGCGATGGAGAACCCCGGCCTGGTGACCTTCCGCGACGAGTACTACCTGCCGCGAGGCACCGTCACCGCCGACGACCGCGAGAACCTCGCGAACACCCAGCTGCACGAGATGGCCCACATGTGGTTCGGCAACCTCGTGACGATGCGCTGGTGGGACGACCTGTGGCTCAACGAGTCCTTCGCCGAGTACCTCGCCTACCGCGCTGCTGCCGAGGCCGCCGGCCAGCCGGGCTCGTGGACGGCGTTCCTGGTGAAGCGCAAGGCGTGGGGCTACCGCGCCGACCAGCTCTCGAGCACTCACCCGGTGGCCGGTGAAGCCGCCGACACCGGCGCCGCCCTGCTGAACTTCGACGGCATCTCCTACGCGAAGGGCGCCTCCGCGCTGCGCCAGCTCGTGGAGTGGCTGGGTGACGAGGCGTTCCTCACCGGGCTGCGGCAGCACTTCGCCGACCACGCCTTCGACAACGCCTCGCTCAGCGACCTCGTCGACGCCCTCAGCAGCGCCAGCGGTCGCGACGTGTCGACCTGGGCCGATCAGTGGCTGCGCACGAGCGGGCCGAGCACGCTGTCGCTGGCCGTCACGGACGACGGCGCCGGGCGCTACACGCGGGTCGCGGTCCGACAGGACGCCCCGCAGCGCCTGCGGCCGCACCGCATGGCGATCGGGTTGTTCGACCTGGACGGCGACGCCCTGGTGCGCCGCGCCCTGGTAGCGGCCGACGTCTCGGCCGACCCCGAGTCACCAGTGCCGGCACTCACTGGCCAGCCGGTGGCCGATCTGCTCCTGCCCAACGACGGCGACCTCACCTACGCGCTCGTCGACCTCGACGACGCCTCACTCACGACGGTGCGCGAGCACCTCGTCGGCCTCACCGACCCCCTCGCCCGAGCCCTGGTCTGGCTGACCGTCAGCGAGATGATGGGCCGGGGCACCTTCGCGCCGTCCGGGTTCGTCGGCCTCACCGCCCGGGCGCTGGGGCCGCTTGACCCGCAGCCGGTGACCGCGCGCGTGGTGCGCGACGCGATCACGGCAGCCGACCTGTGGTCACCCACCGACCAGCGGGACGCACTGCTGAGCACGCTCGCCCACGCGCTGCTGCAGCTCGCCCGTGACGCCGCACCAGGCAGCGACCAGCAGCTCGAGCTCGTGCGCGGGCTCGTCGAGATCACCCGCGACGCCGACCTCCTGCGCGACTGGCTGGCCGGAGTGACGGTGCCGCAGGGGGTCGCGGTCGACGACGACCTGCGCTGGCGCCTGCTGCACCGGGCAGCGACCCTCGGCGCGGTCCGCGACGACGACATCGCTGCCGAGCGCGAACGCGACCGCTCCAGCAGCGGCGCCCTGCACGCGCTCACCGCTCGCGCAGCCCTGCCGACACCGCAGGCCAAGGAACAGGCCTGGACGAGCGCGGTCGAGGGTCGCCTCAGCAACCACGAGCTGCTCGCGGTGGCCTTGGGCTTCTGGAGCGCCGACCAACGCGAGCTGCTCGCGCCGTACGTCGACCGGTTCGCGGCCGACTACCCCGGCTTCGCCGCGACGCAGTCGGCCGAGATGGTGCAGCTGTTCGGCCGCGGGCTCTTCCCGAGCACGGCCGTCGAGACCAGCACCGTCGACCTGGCCGAGCGGGTGCTGGCAGAGCCGGCGTTGCCTGCCGCCGCCCGGCGGTCGGTGGCCGACCGGCGCGACGAGATCCTGCGTGGCCTGCGGGCTCGGCAGGCCGAGACCGCCCGGTAGCGCTACTGCGCGGGGCGCAGGCTCATCGGCCCGTAGATCTCCGTCTCGCCCTCGCGCAGGAACACGGCGTCGACGCCAGCCTCGACGAGCGAGCGCCACTCCTCGCCCAGCCAGCTCTCGGCGTCGGACTGGGTGGGAAAGCTCGTGGTGGTCACGCTGTCGGCAGCGACGTCCTTGCCGTCGGCGTCGACGTAGCGCCAGGTCCAGGTCTCGCTCATGGCTCGACCCTACGGGGTCGCGAGGTCGAGCAGCGCGGTGACGGTGCGCCACGTGCGCACCGTGCCATCACTCAGCGCCTTGGCCTGGGGGGCGCGCAGCCACGGCTGACCGAGCCCGGCGGGGGTGCGCAGGTAGGCGTGCGCACCTGACACCACGAGCTCGGCGCCGTTCAGCAGTCCTGTGCGCACCTCGGCCTCGACGGGCGCCGGCAGCGGCGCGGGCAGGAACGACACGTGCACCTGCTCGGTGTCGAGGAAGGGCAGGTCGTCGACGACTCCCTGCAGCTGCTGCGGTGTCCGGACGATCACCGGCACGTCGAAACCGAACCGCGAGCGGAGCCCTCGTTCCATGGTGGCCCCCACCGCGGTCGCGCTGCGCTGCGACGACGAGCAGATCACGTTGC
This window of the Angustibacter sp. Root456 genome carries:
- the pepN gene encoding aminopeptidase N yields the protein MPRALTRDEAVARRELLSVRSYQVNLDLVGAEADDTFTSTVSVDFTCAERGASTWLELKAAELVSAELNGRALDASAWQDDRLSLHDLQDTNHVTVTARMAYSRTGEGLHRYTDPEDGQVYLYSQAFLDDAPRLFACFDQPDLKAKFTLRISAPPSWVVLSNTAGEQGEPGRWTFATSQRISTYLVAVVAGPYHGVRGHHDGIDLGVWCRQSMAPYLDAERLLATTAVGFDYFHELFGVRYPFGKYDQAFVPEFNAGAMENPGLVTFRDEYYLPRGTVTADDRENLANTQLHEMAHMWFGNLVTMRWWDDLWLNESFAEYLAYRAAAEAAGQPGSWTAFLVKRKAWGYRADQLSSTHPVAGEAADTGAALLNFDGISYAKGASALRQLVEWLGDEAFLTGLRQHFADHAFDNASLSDLVDALSSASGRDVSTWADQWLRTSGPSTLSLAVTDDGAGRYTRVAVRQDAPQRLRPHRMAIGLFDLDGDALVRRALVAADVSADPESPVPALTGQPVADLLLPNDGDLTYALVDLDDASLTTVREHLVGLTDPLARALVWLTVSEMMGRGTFAPSGFVGLTARALGPLDPQPVTARVVRDAITAADLWSPTDQRDALLSTLAHALLQLARDAAPGSDQQLELVRGLVEITRDADLLRDWLAGVTVPQGVAVDDDLRWRLLHRAATLGAVRDDDIAAERERDRSSSGALHALTARAALPTPQAKEQAWTSAVEGRLSNHELLAVALGFWSADQRELLAPYVDRFAADYPGFAATQSAEMVQLFGRGLFPSTAVETSTVDLAERVLAEPALPAAARRSVADRRDEILRGLRARQAETAR
- a CDS encoding DUF1697 domain-containing protein, with the translated sequence MGTWVMLLRGINLGPRHKVPMAELRALCADLGLTDVRTYIASGNVICSSSQRSATAVGATMERGLRSRFGFDVPVIVRTPQQLQGVVDDLPFLDTEQVHVSFLPAPLPAPVEAEVRTGLLNGAELVVSGAHAYLRTPAGLGQPWLRAPQAKALSDGTVRTWRTVTALLDLATP